One Pristiophorus japonicus isolate sPriJap1 chromosome X, sPriJap1.hap1, whole genome shotgun sequence genomic region harbors:
- the LOC139240878 gene encoding LOW QUALITY PROTEIN: calmodulin-1-like (The sequence of the model RefSeq protein was modified relative to this genomic sequence to represent the inferred CDS: inserted 1 base in 1 codon) produces IAEFKVAFSLFDKDGDGTTTTKEFRAVMRPLGQXPTKAELQDMINDGNGTIGFPEFLTMMARKMKDTDSEEEIKEVCRVFDQDGKGYISATECHHVMINLGEKLTDKKVNIDGDGQVNYEEFVQMMTAK; encoded by the exons ATTGCTGAATTTAAAGTGGCCTTTTCACTCTTTGACAAAGATGGGGATGGAACCACAACAACAAAAGAGTTTAGGGCAGTTATGAGGCCACTAGGCC ACCCAACAAAGGCAGAACTACAGGATATGATCAATGATGGAAATGGAACAATTGGCTTTCCAGAATTTCTGACAATGATGGCAAGAAAAATGAAAGATACTGATAGCGAGGAGGAAATCAAAGAAGTTTGCCGAGTGTTTGATCAGGACGGCAAGGGTTATATCAGTGCTACAGAATGTCATCATGTCATGATAAACCTTGGAGAAAAATTGACAGATAAAAAAGTTAATATTGATGGTGATGGTCAAGTGAACTATGAAGAGTTTGTACAGATGATGACTGCAAAATGA